One bacterium DNA segment encodes these proteins:
- the kdpB gene encoding potassium-transporting ATPase subunit KdpB has protein sequence MLLDGALLRQASIDAFRKLNPKAQIKNPVMFVVLIGTILTAISFVVNVMKGNYSGFDLQICLWLFFTLLFANFAEAVAEGRGKAQAESLKRMRTATIARKLTAGGREEKVNAGVLKLGDQVVCEAGDVIPGDGEVVEGIASVDESAITGESAPVIRESGGDRSAVTGGTRVISDRIVVRITAEQGRSFLDRMIGLVEGARRQKTPNEIALSLVLSGLTIIFVLAVTTLKLFADYSGNEAAQDLSAVVTLPILVSLLVCLIPTTIGGLLSAIGISGMDRMIRKNVIATSGRAVEAAGDVDVLLLDKTGTITFGNRMATEFIPVPGVPAQTLAETAQLASLSDETPEGRSIVVLAKEKFGLRAENLPPHLARFVPFSAQTRMSGVDVLESDEPVRTLRKGSGDAIKNHIESNGGTWPSEINPIVEAVSKSGGTPLVVSEEHFVLGVVHLKDVVKGGIKERFAQLRSMGIRTIMVTGDNPLTAASIAAEAGVDDFMAQASPEAKLNRIREEQANGHLVAMTGDGTNDAPALAQADVGVAMNTGTQAAREAGNMVDLDSNPTKLIEVVETGKQLLMTRGALTTFSVANDVAKYFAIVPAMFSVLYATAGSVGPLAQLNVMQLESPQSAILSAVIFNALIIVALIPLALKGIKYRPMGAAAVLRRNLLIYGLGGLIAPFVGIKFIDIIVTQLGLIS, from the coding sequence ATGCTGTTAGACGGCGCACTACTGCGACAAGCTTCAATTGATGCTTTTCGTAAATTGAATCCAAAGGCGCAGATTAAAAATCCCGTGATGTTCGTCGTTCTTATCGGAACGATACTCACGGCGATAAGCTTTGTCGTGAATGTGATGAAGGGAAACTACTCGGGCTTCGATCTACAGATTTGCCTGTGGCTGTTCTTTACCCTGCTATTCGCGAATTTTGCCGAAGCAGTTGCCGAAGGCCGGGGAAAGGCGCAAGCCGAAAGCCTGAAACGCATGCGGACGGCAACCATTGCGCGAAAACTCACCGCCGGTGGCCGCGAGGAAAAGGTCAATGCAGGAGTTCTCAAACTTGGCGATCAGGTAGTGTGCGAGGCAGGCGATGTTATTCCCGGTGACGGCGAGGTTGTCGAAGGAATCGCGTCGGTAGATGAATCGGCGATTACCGGTGAATCAGCGCCGGTGATTCGTGAATCGGGCGGAGATCGCAGCGCAGTGACCGGCGGAACGCGCGTAATCAGCGACCGTATTGTGGTAAGGATAACGGCAGAGCAGGGCCGGAGTTTCCTTGACCGCATGATTGGCCTTGTCGAGGGCGCTCGTCGGCAGAAAACGCCGAACGAAATCGCGCTGAGCCTGGTGTTATCAGGGCTTACCATAATCTTCGTGCTTGCTGTCACTACGCTCAAATTGTTCGCGGACTACAGCGGCAATGAAGCGGCCCAGGATTTGTCGGCGGTTGTAACGCTTCCGATCTTGGTTTCACTGCTGGTGTGTCTTATCCCGACGACTATCGGCGGACTGCTTAGCGCGATTGGAATCAGCGGTATGGATCGCATGATCAGAAAGAACGTTATCGCCACCAGTGGCCGCGCTGTTGAGGCAGCTGGCGATGTTGACGTGCTGTTGCTGGACAAGACAGGTACGATCACCTTTGGCAATCGCATGGCAACGGAATTCATACCAGTGCCCGGAGTGCCGGCACAGACCCTTGCTGAAACGGCGCAGTTGGCTTCATTGAGCGATGAAACTCCAGAAGGCAGATCGATTGTCGTATTGGCAAAGGAGAAATTCGGTCTGCGTGCAGAGAATCTGCCGCCGCATCTTGCGCGTTTTGTTCCTTTCAGTGCGCAGACGCGCATGAGCGGTGTTGATGTGCTGGAAAGCGACGAACCGGTACGCACTTTGCGCAAGGGTTCGGGCGACGCGATCAAGAATCACATCGAAAGCAACGGCGGCACTTGGCCTTCGGAGATCAATCCGATTGTAGAGGCCGTTTCAAAGTCCGGCGGCACACCGCTGGTAGTCTCCGAAGAACACTTTGTTCTCGGCGTGGTGCATCTCAAGGATGTCGTTAAGGGCGGAATCAAGGAGCGATTCGCACAATTACGCTCCATGGGCATTCGCACAATTATGGTGACAGGAGACAATCCACTAACGGCAGCTTCAATCGCTGCGGAGGCGGGCGTTGACGATTTCATGGCGCAAGCCAGTCCCGAAGCCAAACTCAATCGCATTCGCGAAGAGCAGGCAAACGGACATCTGGTTGCCATGACCGGCGACGGTACCAACGATGCCCCGGCCCTTGCACAGGCCGATGTTGGCGTGGCGATGAATACAGGAACGCAGGCCGCGCGCGAAGCCGGCAACATGGTTGACCTTGACTCGAATCCCACCAAGTTGATAGAGGTCGTGGAAACCGGCAAGCAGTTGCTTATGACGCGCGGAGCATTAACGACATTTAGCGTCGCCAATGACGTGGCCAAGTACTTTGCCATCGTGCCGGCGATGTTCAGTGTGTTGTATGCTACTGCCGGATCGGTTGGACCTTTGGCACAGCTCAATGTCATGCAGCTTGAGTCACCGCAGAGCGCAATTCTTAGCGCCGTGATTTTCAATGCGCTGATTATCGTGGCTCTGATTCCGCTTGCCTTGAAAGGAATCAAGTATCGGCCCATGGGAGCGGCTGCCGTACTGCGACGGAACCTCCTAATTTATGGATTGGGCGGCTTGATTGCACCGTTTGTCGGAATCAAGTTCATCGACATTATTGTTACCCAATTGGGATTAATCTCATAA
- a CDS encoding sensor histidine kinase KdpD produces MTDHDRPDPQRILTALQNDEARERAGKLRLFFGMSAGVGKTYAMLKAAQELHVNGADVVVGVVETHSRAETQALLTGLAVIPRRVLDYKGTQLEELDIDAIIARKPAFVLVDELAHSNVPGSRHHKRYQDVLELLEHGINVYSTLNVQHLDSLNDVVRRITGVTVRETVPDSVVRRADEITLIDISPAELLKRLREGKVYLGERKQAAADNFFKEESLTALRELSLRATAERVENELQSLRQSLLISGRWNTVERLLVAVSHSPFSEDLIRATRRHASAMRAPWVALNVETGRTLSHEDQEQLLKNLRLAQELGAEVVTTADPDAVAAIARIARERDTTQIIVGRPDRRFWRDLFGGGTILDRLVRLRLDIDIHVIRPHLEISESLRKPIIAPPRVDFAPILTALATVAGVSVLNWFLAPLIGYRAVGFFYLLAILFLAFRSSLAAMFTAATLSAIMWNFFFIPPRFTFSISAPEDFMMFTAYFVVATITGVLTARGINHERLLRQREMRTQVLFDFVRSLVEIQGMEQIEEEVDRRTQRLFQARSCLLIPKIKSGRLDRTTRTNAIEMDVNDWAVAAWVFENGKPAGWSTETLSQVRSLCIPLQVGEQKLGVLLFRPIEPTELSRDQNDLLYALCHQTAVVVQREVLQLQNRDLALLEESEKLHQTLLNSISHELRTPLTSIIGFAAALRDPKLQSNSENRDTLAEEIMASADRLNHVIENLLDMSRLQSGTLRLNLEWFDVQELIKETVEQNQSLLVERQIKVQADEHSILLNGDFGLLMHALSNLVRNAAMYSPMNSSIKISATTSEEYLSIAVADQGPGIPSSELENVFEKFRRLPDSPSGGIGLGLSLAKNIVELHKGRIRVANRSIGGAEFTIDLPTKSQPSGLSGETTL; encoded by the coding sequence ATGACAGACCACGATCGACCAGATCCACAGCGCATTCTGACGGCGCTGCAAAACGATGAAGCCAGAGAGCGCGCAGGTAAACTGCGCCTTTTCTTTGGTATGTCCGCCGGTGTCGGCAAGACATACGCCATGTTGAAAGCCGCGCAAGAGCTTCATGTTAACGGAGCCGATGTCGTCGTTGGAGTTGTGGAGACTCATAGCCGGGCTGAGACACAAGCACTGCTGACTGGACTTGCCGTTATTCCGCGCCGCGTCCTTGATTACAAGGGAACGCAACTTGAAGAATTGGACATTGATGCGATAATTGCACGAAAGCCAGCCTTCGTGCTCGTTGATGAGCTTGCACACTCCAACGTTCCCGGATCAAGACATCACAAACGGTATCAGGATGTTCTGGAGCTGCTCGAACACGGCATCAATGTATACTCGACGCTGAATGTTCAGCATCTCGACAGCCTGAATGATGTCGTTAGACGCATAACGGGCGTGACGGTGCGGGAAACCGTGCCTGATTCCGTGGTTCGACGCGCTGATGAAATTACATTGATTGACATTTCTCCGGCAGAGTTGTTGAAACGGCTTCGCGAAGGTAAGGTTTACTTAGGAGAACGCAAGCAAGCTGCCGCCGATAATTTCTTCAAAGAGGAATCGCTCACCGCATTGCGTGAACTCTCATTGCGGGCAACCGCCGAGCGTGTCGAAAATGAACTACAGAGCCTTCGCCAAAGCCTGCTCATTTCCGGCCGCTGGAATACAGTTGAGCGACTGCTGGTAGCTGTCAGTCACAGTCCGTTTTCTGAAGACCTGATTCGTGCGACGCGACGCCATGCAAGCGCGATGCGCGCACCGTGGGTAGCTCTCAATGTCGAAACCGGAAGAACGCTTTCTCATGAAGATCAAGAGCAACTTCTTAAGAATCTGCGGTTAGCGCAGGAGTTAGGCGCCGAAGTTGTAACAACCGCCGACCCGGATGCTGTTGCCGCGATTGCGCGAATCGCTCGCGAGCGCGACACCACGCAGATCATCGTTGGGCGGCCCGACCGTCGTTTTTGGCGCGATCTCTTTGGCGGCGGAACGATTCTCGATCGACTTGTGCGTCTCCGGCTCGACATCGATATTCATGTTATCCGTCCGCATCTTGAGATAAGCGAGTCGCTGCGCAAACCGATCATCGCGCCACCACGCGTAGACTTCGCACCAATTCTGACAGCGCTCGCCACTGTAGCGGGAGTGTCGGTATTGAACTGGTTTCTTGCGCCGCTTATCGGATATCGCGCAGTAGGCTTCTTCTACTTGCTGGCAATTCTGTTCTTGGCATTTCGCAGTTCTCTCGCGGCGATGTTCACTGCCGCTACGCTCAGCGCGATAATGTGGAATTTCTTCTTCATTCCGCCGCGATTCACGTTTTCAATCAGCGCACCGGAAGACTTCATGATGTTCACAGCATATTTTGTGGTCGCCACTATCACCGGTGTATTGACTGCGCGTGGGATCAATCATGAGAGATTGTTGCGCCAACGTGAAATGCGGACGCAGGTGCTTTTCGATTTCGTCCGGTCTCTGGTCGAAATTCAGGGGATGGAGCAAATTGAGGAAGAGGTTGACCGCCGAACGCAACGGTTGTTTCAAGCGCGATCGTGCCTATTGATTCCCAAGATCAAGAGTGGGAGATTGGACAGAACAACTCGTACAAATGCTATTGAGATGGACGTCAACGACTGGGCCGTCGCAGCATGGGTCTTCGAAAATGGCAAACCGGCCGGTTGGTCGACGGAAACGCTCTCGCAAGTTCGCTCGCTGTGTATTCCATTGCAGGTAGGTGAACAAAAACTTGGAGTACTTCTGTTCCGCCCGATTGAACCGACTGAACTTTCCCGCGATCAGAACGATCTGCTTTACGCATTGTGCCACCAAACTGCAGTCGTTGTCCAACGTGAGGTTCTTCAGTTGCAGAATCGCGACCTGGCTCTCTTGGAGGAATCCGAAAAACTTCATCAGACTCTGCTTAACTCAATCTCGCACGAGTTGCGCACACCGCTTACTTCCATAATCGGATTTGCCGCGGCTCTGCGCGACCCGAAGCTGCAATCGAATAGCGAAAATCGCGACACACTGGCTGAAGAAATCATGGCCTCGGCCGATCGACTCAACCATGTGATCGAGAATCTACTCGACATGTCAAGACTGCAATCAGGAACACTCAGGTTGAATCTCGAGTGGTTTGACGTTCAAGAGTTGATCAAGGAAACTGTGGAGCAAAATCAGAGTCTGTTAGTTGAGCGCCAGATAAAGGTCCAAGCTGATGAACATTCAATTCTACTCAATGGAGATTTCGGTTTGCTAATGCATGCGCTTTCCAATCTTGTGCGCAACGCAGCGATGTACTCGCCCATGAACTCCAGCATCAAGATCTCCGCGACGACTTCTGAGGAGTATCTGTCTATCGCCGTAGCGGATCAGGGACCTGGTATTCCGTCCTCAGAGCTAGAAAACGTCTTTGAGAAGTTTCGGCGGCTTCCCGATAGTCCTTCCGGTGGAATCGGGCTCGGGCTTTCGCTTGCAAAGAATATTGTCGAATTGCACAAAGGTCGAATTAGAGTAGCCAATCGCAGTATCGGCGGCGCCGAGTTTACAATCGACTTGCCGACGAAGAGCCAACCGTCGGGTCTTTCCGGGGAGACAACTCTATGA
- the kdpA gene encoding potassium-transporting ATPase subunit KdpA, which translates to MITNDFLQIAALIAALIILTPLLGRFCYNILTGQGAKYLRPFQVLENLTYIVSGIDAKAEMSWKQYASALLLFNLCGFVIVFLLQMLQHLLPLNPQNLPATSWHLAFNTAISFTTNTNWQAYAGETTLSYLTQMIGLTVQNFVSAATGIAVLAALARGISRKTSGTLGNFWTDMTRSTVHILLPLAIVWTLVLVGQGVIQNVDSYQMATTIEGKEQILPMGPAASQIAIKQLGTNGGGFFNTNSSHPFENPTPISNWFEVLAILMLPAALVYTFGLMVGSRKHAWVLYGVMMIMLIAFIGFSAYAEFSNNSALGVAHLEGKETRFGIVNSIIWSNFTTVASNGSVNAMHSSMSPITGGIAMFNIMLGEIIFGGVGAGMYGMILFVLLAVFLAGLMVGRTPEYFGKKIEALEMRWTTIAIILPCALILIGAALASSTSMGLSSLANRGPHGLSEILYAFSSASGNNGSAFAGLNANTPFYNVALGLCMLLARFGVILPVLVIAGSLVRKKATPLTAGSFSTEGMTFGLILTATILIVGALTFFPVLALGPILEHLLMLSGTTF; encoded by the coding sequence ATGATTACCAATGACTTCTTGCAGATTGCCGCTCTAATCGCGGCACTGATCATTCTGACTCCCCTACTTGGGCGTTTCTGCTACAACATCCTGACCGGACAGGGAGCAAAGTACCTTCGACCATTTCAGGTGTTAGAGAATCTGACCTACATAGTAAGCGGCATTGACGCCAAAGCAGAGATGAGTTGGAAGCAATACGCCTCGGCGCTGTTGCTATTCAATCTCTGCGGATTTGTCATCGTGTTTCTGCTCCAGATGCTGCAGCACTTGTTGCCGCTCAACCCGCAGAATCTTCCGGCGACGTCATGGCATCTCGCATTCAATACTGCTATCAGTTTCACGACCAATACAAATTGGCAGGCTTATGCCGGGGAAACGACGCTCAGCTACTTGACTCAGATGATCGGGTTGACGGTGCAGAACTTTGTCAGCGCTGCGACCGGCATTGCGGTTTTGGCTGCTTTGGCACGCGGGATTTCGAGAAAAACATCTGGCACACTGGGCAATTTCTGGACCGACATGACACGGTCGACCGTGCATATCCTCCTGCCGCTTGCAATCGTCTGGACATTGGTACTCGTCGGACAAGGTGTAATACAGAATGTCGACAGCTACCAAATGGCGACGACCATCGAAGGCAAAGAACAAATTTTGCCGATGGGACCGGCAGCTTCGCAAATTGCAATCAAGCAACTCGGCACCAACGGTGGTGGATTCTTCAATACTAATAGTTCGCATCCATTCGAGAACCCAACGCCGATATCCAACTGGTTCGAGGTATTGGCGATTCTGATGCTTCCGGCGGCGCTGGTGTACACTTTTGGTTTGATGGTCGGCTCTCGTAAGCATGCCTGGGTATTGTATGGTGTGATGATGATAATGCTGATTGCATTTATCGGATTCTCTGCATACGCCGAATTCTCGAACAACAGCGCGCTGGGAGTCGCACACCTCGAAGGCAAAGAAACGCGATTCGGAATCGTGAACAGCATCATCTGGTCCAACTTCACAACAGTAGCGTCCAACGGTTCGGTGAACGCCATGCACTCAAGCATGTCGCCGATTACCGGCGGTATCGCGATGTTCAACATCATGCTGGGCGAGATCATCTTCGGCGGCGTCGGGGCCGGAATGTACGGGATGATATTGTTCGTGCTGCTCGCGGTGTTTCTGGCCGGGCTGATGGTCGGCAGGACACCGGAGTACTTCGGCAAGAAGATCGAAGCCTTGGAAATGCGCTGGACGACAATTGCAATCATCTTGCCATGCGCACTCATCTTGATCGGAGCGGCGCTTGCCTCCTCAACGTCAATGGGCTTAAGCAGTCTCGCAAATCGCGGTCCTCATGGGCTGAGTGAAATTCTCTATGCATTCTCGTCGGCAAGCGGCAACAATGGCAGCGCATTTGCTGGACTGAATGCCAACACGCCATTCTACAATGTCGCACTGGGACTCTGCATGTTATTAGCACGATTCGGTGTCATCCTGCCGGTGTTGGTGATCGCGGGAAGTCTGGTGCGAAAGAAAGCGACACCGCTGACGGCGGGGAGTTTCTCTACTGAAGGAATGACATTCGGATTGATTCTGACTGCAACCATTCTCATTGTCGGCGCATTGACATTCTTCCCGGTACTGGCGCTTGGGCCAATACTTGAACATCTACTAATGCTCTCGGGCACTACTTTTTAG
- a CDS encoding response regulator, translating to MSNQIKVLVIDDEPAIRKLLRVCLEADGYHVADAATANDGLRDAVAFKPEVIILDLGLPDMGGDEFIRRFREWSSIPIIVLTVRDNDVDKVKVLDAGADDYLTKPFSTAELLARVRVALRHAHPGEESSVFVSGPLKIDFAARIVTVDNEMVHLTATEYNLLRLLARHAGRVVTHTQILREVWGPSAVEQRQYLRVYFGQLRKKLDSASIPQDLIATEPGIGYRLRTIE from the coding sequence ATGAGCAACCAAATCAAAGTCCTCGTCATTGATGATGAGCCGGCTATTCGCAAACTACTGCGAGTCTGTCTTGAAGCGGACGGATATCATGTTGCTGATGCAGCGACAGCAAACGACGGTCTTCGCGATGCAGTGGCATTCAAGCCCGAAGTCATCATTCTCGATCTCGGATTGCCCGACATGGGCGGCGATGAATTCATCCGTCGGTTTCGCGAATGGTCCTCGATTCCGATTATCGTCCTGACAGTCAGAGATAATGACGTCGATAAAGTCAAAGTCCTTGATGCCGGCGCAGATGATTATTTGACCAAACCGTTCAGCACGGCGGAATTGCTGGCAAGGGTACGAGTCGCGCTTAGACATGCACATCCCGGTGAAGAATCGTCAGTGTTTGTATCGGGTCCGCTCAAAATTGACTTCGCTGCCCGCATCGTAACAGTGGATAACGAGATGGTGCATCTGACAGCCACCGAGTACAATCTCTTGCGGCTTCTTGCCCGCCATGCCGGAAGAGTCGTAACGCACACTCAGATTTTGCGAGAGGTTTGGGGGCCATCCGCTGTAGAGCAGCGACAATATTTGAGAGTGTATTTTGGGCAGTTGAGAAAGAAGCTAGATTCGGCGTCGATTCCGCAAGATCTAATCGCCACAGAACCGGGAATCGGATACCGGCTCCGCACAATCGAGTAG
- the kdpC gene encoding potassium-transporting ATPase subunit KdpC, producing the protein MKTFIIAAKLIIVMTVVTGVLYPMIMLGAAQALFPHQANGSLTYSGGKLIGSELIAQEFADSSYFWPRPSGIGYNPQPSSGTNLGPTSKALLEQITSRRALLTEANGGAQPPDDLLLASGSGLDPHISPEAARYQIDRVARVRGLSSEKLAQLQQLVEMRVEPYSFGFIGQPRVNVFLLNLAVDSLFLSVRK; encoded by the coding sequence ATGAAGACGTTTATCATAGCAGCAAAACTGATCATCGTAATGACAGTTGTGACCGGCGTGCTCTACCCCATGATCATGCTGGGGGCAGCGCAGGCACTATTCCCTCATCAAGCCAACGGAAGCCTGACTTACTCTGGTGGAAAGTTGATTGGATCGGAGCTTATTGCTCAGGAGTTCGCCGATTCTTCGTACTTTTGGCCACGTCCCTCCGGAATCGGCTATAATCCCCAACCATCAAGCGGCACAAATCTTGGCCCGACAAGCAAGGCTCTACTTGAACAGATAACATCCCGTCGGGCGCTATTGACCGAGGCGAACGGCGGCGCACAACCACCGGACGATTTGCTACTGGCATCAGGTAGTGGACTCGATCCGCATATCTCGCCTGAAGCTGCCCGCTACCAGATTGACCGTGTTGCGAGAGTGCGCGGACTCAGTTCCGAGAAACTGGCACAGCTTCAGCAGTTGGTTGAAATGCGAGTTGAACCCTATAGTTTCGGATTTATAGGTCAGCCACGTGTGAATGTATTCCTGTTGAATCTTGCTGTTGATTCGCTATTCTTAAGCGTAAGAAAATGA
- the kdpF gene encoding K(+)-transporting ATPase subunit F — translation MTIMEFWLGGIVAVLLLIYLVYCLFKAEEM, via the coding sequence GTGACAATTATGGAATTCTGGTTAGGTGGAATTGTAGCGGTGCTGCTTCTGATCTACCTCGTGTATTGCCTGTTCAAGGCTGAGGAGATGTAG